Proteins from one Pochonia chlamydosporia 170 chromosome Unknown PCv3seq00021, whole genome shotgun sequence genomic window:
- a CDS encoding protein kinase-like domain (similar to Cordyceps militaris CM01 XP_006669408.1): MAEQTRVEELERLLREAELRAEASDRQRLEERQRAETAEKERQEERQRAEREQQRAETAEQQTRATTLDEYIAACHSLVFSRFKVETDRSLTSKGSITNPRNKLCPTSLEPWPDFLEQQRVAFGVLYDALPTRKRLFESRNFLAGLGNRISQRPIANEKDLETFLHNSVEDPVRSILHQLKEVEQVQGVYRIGGGIIFENHPSAISDVADEVVDREASSPPPRTPDQGLLSNQLRPDQICVYRSEDGQSTRRSMIYVCEYKAPHKLTAPHLRVGLRPMNVYKEVVNRKTIPTSADPEGRFQYHAERLTTAAISQTYHYMIEGGLDYGLLTTGETIVFLKIDWEDPQTLYYHLAEPGPEVSAHPNHFHSCTAVGQYLAFTLVALGQPGQRREHGQEERRLAIQGLKTWAEDFESTLRSIPASERSAPSGFSDYEPTTYEGIDRSPYPFRHGRRPVADNYQPHRQPTRRGSPESSDDELRRNLPDTPSPAERRTGSREQGTRRSQRIQAQRLRGAATRSGSERTRQYCTQKCLVGMVGGGLLDTCCPNVALHKRCLGPGHGGSISHHPVSHSKWLQLLRKQFEESLDNGVTPLCEGGARGVLFQVTLLNYGYTFIGKGTVRAFIKDLEHEAAVYQRLKPVQGINVPVFLGTIDLRSMNKIYYYDHRVYVVHLTFLSWAGYKLHDVRNVKGMGKRLADGALRSLRSIHREGVVHKDVRGANMLFNPETNRVMIIDFERSLLVQPPRRALAQLVPNKRAWNIETTEKRKGGGRVSGQQQGREDVVEDISMARSAFSELNWYAVE, translated from the coding sequence ATGGCTGAGCAAACGAGGGTCGAAGAGCTTGAAAGGCTTTTACGAGAAGCTGAGCTACGTGCCGAGGCCTCTGACAGACAGCGGCTCGAGGAGCGGCAACGCGCCGAGACGGCAGAGAAAGAACGGCAGGAGGAACGACAGCGTGCCGAGAGAGAACAGCAACGTGCAGAGACAGCAGAACAACAGACCCGTGCTACAACGTTGGACGAGTATATCGCGGCTTGCCATAGCCTAGTGTTTTCAAGATTTAAGGTCGAGACGGACAGATCGCTTACATCAAAAGGCTCAATCACGAATCCAAGGAATAAATTATGTCCAACGAGCCTCGAGCCTTGGCCAGACTTCCTGGAGCAACAGAGAGTCGCCTTCGGCGTCCTTTATGACGCGCTTCCCACGCGGAAGCGCCTTTTCGAGTCCCGAAATTTCTTGGCTGGCCTTGGAAACAGAATTTCTCAACGGCCGATCGCGAATGAGAAAGACCTGGAGACCTTCCTTCATAACAGCGTCGAGGATCCGGTCAGGTCAATTCTGCATCAGCTTAAGGAGGTGGAACAAGTTCAGGGCGTTTACCGCATTGGAGGTGGTATCATATTCGAGAATCACCCTAGTGCCATAAGCGATGTAGCCGACGAAGTCGTCGACCGTGAGgcgtcatcaccaccaccgagAACACCCGATCAAGGACTACTTTCGAATCAACTTCGCCCCGACCAAATATGTGTTTACCGATCTGAAGATGGCCAGTCGACAAGACGCAGCATGATCTACGTTTGCGAATATAAGGCACCTCACAAATTAACAGCGCCCCATCTTCGTGTTGGCCTGCGACCGATGAATGTATACAAGGAAGTTGTCAACCGCAAGACGATCCCTACTTCGGCGGACCCGGAAGGCCGTTTCCAATACCATGCAGAGAGACTAACCACCGCTGCCATATCGCAAACGTACCACTACATGATCGAGGGGGGACTCGACTACGGCCTTCTGACAACGGGCGAGACGATTGTGTTCCTCAAAATTGATTGGGAGGATCCGCAGACACTCTACTATCATCTAGCCGAGCCCGGGCCTGAGGTGTCGGCGCATCCGAACCATTTCCACTCTTGTACTGCTGTCGGCCAGTATTTAGCATTCACCCTCGTCGCCTTGGGTCAACCCGGCCAAAGGCGGGAGCACGGCCAGGAGGAGCGTCGTCTCGCGATTCAGGGGCTGAAGACGTGGGCAGAAGATTTTGAGAGTACGCTGCGTTCCATTCCAGCCAGCGAGCGGTCCGCGCCAAGTGGCTTTTCGGACTATGAGCCTACTACCTACGAGGGTATTGATCGATCGCCATATCCATTTCGTCACGGCCGACGCCCTGTTGCTGATAACTACCAACCCCACAGGCAGCCTACAAGACGAGGCTCGCCAGAGTCCTCAGATGATGAATTAAGACGCAACCTCCCAGACACACCGAGCCCCGCTGAACGGCGAACCGGGAGTCGAGAGCAGGGAACCCGACGAAGCCAGAGGATCCAGGCTCAACGTCTACGAGGAGCCGCGACACGAAGTGGCAGTGAGCGTACGAGGCAATACTGCACACaaaagtgtctggtcgggATGGTAGGAGGGGGTTTACTGGATACGTGTTGTCCTAACGTAGCACTGCACAAGAGGTGTCTGGGTCCTGGGCATGGTGGCTCTATCTCCCATCATCCTGTCAGCCATAGTAAGTGGCTCCAACTGCTGAGGAAACAGTTCGAAGAATCTCTTGACAACGGGGTGACCCCTCTATGCGAGGGTGGGGCACGGGGTGTGCTATTCCAAGTCACTTTGCTCAACTACGGCTACACATTTATTGGTAAAGGGACTGTACGGGCCTTTATCAAGGATCTTGAGCACGAAGCCGCAGTTTACCAGCGCCTCAAACCGGTGCAAGGGATCAACGTGCCTGTGTTTTTGGGCACCATTGACCTTCGATCCATGAACAAAATTTACTACTATGACCACCGCGTCTATGTAGTGCATCTGACGTTCCTCTCATGGGCCGGTTACAAGCTGCATGATGTTCGGAATGTCAAGGGCATGGGCAAGAGACTTGCAGATGGAGCACTACGATCATTGCGGTCGATACATCGAGAAGGTGTTGTCCACAAGGATGTGCGAGGAGCCAACATGTTGTTCAATCCTGAGACGAATCGTGTAATGATCATCGATTTTGAAAGATCATTGCTTGTGCAGCCGCCTCGGCGTGCCCTGGCTCAACTAGTACCCAACAAGAGGGCATGGAACATTGAGACAACCGAGAAACGGAAGGGCGGAGGTCGGGTCTCcggccagcaacaaggccgTGAAGATGTTGTGGAAGACATTTCGATGGCGAGGTCGGCATTCTCAGAACTCAATTGGTATGCAGTTGAATAA
- a CDS encoding sugar transporter (hexose transporter) (similar to Neosartorya fischeri NRRL 181 XP_001263206.1), producing the protein MAGDNSTAPSDNVTAAHAETLQQVGSEKIQEQFVEEAEYELNRIDLDKLSREAFSWKSRAGLRIIFCIIVQGLSTAAYGIDGSVTSGLAALPAFRSEFNVGTSGAGIAIIVSAMSIGNAAASLFQWLSDIIGRRGVTFLGNAIMVIGVVLQAASGNNVCFIMGRVFAGVGASLTANVGPLYMNEIAPAGCRAMVVGIYVSGYYIGGIVIACALLGGSYLPGNWSWRMPILLQLGPSILVMLLVYLITPESPRYLVARGKVDKARQVIARLHTTTDDVDEPIVSAEIKQIQDSLERLDNNPWDFSTFWSSRSGRKRLWIIFLYSLFQQWNGTGLLTAYLPAVLELVNITNSHQQLAINLGQSALAFVSILIGSTFVDRIRRRYLLLGSIALYILFFGFMSLFSGLFSAGIAQHATGILIVVTIYLFNMCTGMFVSIVHNVYPNELFHYRQRAKGMGIYSFFQNCFGFSVTYGGARALADLKWKVYFLFIGINILMLAGTWKFFPEFRRLSLEEIDLVMESDVDPVKMSLRLQKAKEEKREEERETPA; encoded by the exons atggctggtgaCAACAGCACTGCGCCAAGTGACAATGTCACGGCGGCTCACGCTGAAACTCTCCAGCAAGTTGGGTCGGAGAAGATACAGGAGCAGTTTGTCGAGGAAGCCGAGTACGAGCTCAATCGCATTGATCTTGACAAGCTATCGCGGGAGGCGTTTTCGTGGAAGTCACGAGCGGGTCTGCGCATCATCTTTTGCATCATTGTTCAAGGCTTGA GCACCGCGGCATATGGCATCGATGGTTCCGTAACctctggcctggctgcccTGCCTGCGTTCCGCAGCGAGTTCAACGTGGGAACCAGCGGAGCCggcattgccatcatcgtctcGGCCATGTCGATTGGCAACGCAGCGGCCAGTCTGTTCCAGTGGCTGTCCGACATCATCGGTCGCCGCGGCGTGACGTTTCTCGGAAACGCAATCATGGTCATCGGCGTCGTGCTGCAAGCCGCCTCCGGAAACAACGTCTGCTTCATCATGGGCCGTGTCTTCGCGGGCGTCGGCGCCTCCTTGACTGCCAACGTTGGCCCCCTGTACATGAATGAGATTGCTCCGGCAGGCTGTCGCGCCATGGTGGTGGGCATCTACGTCTCTGGCTATTACATTGGTGGCATCGTCATTGCCTGTGCGCTCTTGGGCGGCTCGTATCTTCCGGGCAACTGGAGCTGGCGCATGCCCATCCTACTGCAGCTGGGACCATCCATCCTGGTCATGCTGCTCGTGTACCTCATCACGCCGGAGTCTCCTCGCTATCTCGTGGCAAGAGGCAAGGTGGACAAGGCGCGTCAGGTTATTGCCAGGCTGCACACCACGACCGACGACGTCGACGAGCCTATCGTGTCGGCCGAGATTAAGCAGATCCAGGACTCGTTGGAGCGCCTGGACAACAACCCGTGGGACTTTAGCACCTTCTGGAGCTCGCGTTCAGGGCGCAAAAGGCTCTGGATCATATTCCTCTACAGCCTGTTCCAGCAGTGGAACGGAACCGGGCTGCTTACTGCGTACCTGCCTGCGGTGCTCGAGCTGGTCAACATTACTAACTCGCACCAGCAGCTGGCGATTAACCTTGGACAGAGCGCCTTGGCGTTTGTCTCTATATTAATCGGATCTACGTTTGTCGACAGGATCCGCCGTAGATACCTGCTGTTGGGCTCTATTGCGCTTTACATTCTGTTCTTTGGCTTTATGTCCCTCTTCAGCGGCCTCTTTAGCGCCGGCATCGCCCAGCACGCCACGGGAATCCTGATTGTGGTCACCATCTACCTGTTTAACATGTGCACCGGCATGTTTG TGTCCATCGTTCACAACGTCTACCCGAACGAGCTCTTCCACTACCGCCAGCGCGCCAAGGGAATGGGCATCTACTCGTTTTTCCAAAACTGCTTTGGCTTCTCCGTGACGTACGGTGGCGCTCGGGCATTGGCGGATCTGAAGTGGAAG GTATACTTTCTGTTTATTGGCATCAACATTCTCATGCTGGCGGGAACGTGGAAGTTTTTCCCCGAGTTTCGTCGGTTGTCGCTCGAAGAGATTGACCTCGTCATGGAGTCGGACGTGGATCCAGTCAAGATGTCTCTGCGGCTgcagaaggccaaggaggaaaagcgagaggaggagagggagaCGCCTGCGTAA
- a CDS encoding alpha-L-fucosidase domain-containing protein encodes MASNTQQPDLQWFTSARLGMFIHWGLYSLPARHEWVMSKEKIPADEYERYMQYFNPDLYDPVQWAKDAKAAGIKYVVLTTKHHEGFALWDTQVSDYNIINSPFGKDALRMFVDAMRAEGLHVGFYHSLIDWHHPDFTIDGFHPDRDRPDREERNKGRDMAKYREFLHAQVRELLTNYGKIHYLFFDFSYREDWPDKPEKGGKGRDDWASEKLLDMVRTLQPGIVVNDRLDIPGDIVTPEGYQPTKPMERDGREVVWEACQTLNGSWGYDRDNHDYKSVPLLVRMLVDTVSNNGNILLNVGPTARGNFDANASKALSDLADWMSVHSRSIYGCGHSSLTPPKDVRYTQSGKRLFVHVFAWPFEFMHLPGLAGKVAYAQLLHDASEIKIIQLDAEAPVTSIHMRADSKDTLTLKLPIREPGVAVPVIELFLK; translated from the coding sequence ATGGCCTCCAACACCCAGCAGCCAGACCTCCAATGGTTCACCTCAGCACGGCTGGGAATGTTCATCCACTGGGGCCTCTACTCTCTCCCAGCCCGTCACGAGTGGGTCatgagcaaggagaagattcCCGCCGACGAGTATGAAAGGTACATGCAATACTTCAACCCGGATCTATACGACCCCGTACAATGGGCCAAGGACGCTAAAGCCGCCGGCATTAAGTATGTGGTCCTGACCACCAAGCATCATGAAGGGTTCGCCCTCTGGGATACCCAAGTCAGCGACTATAACATCATAAACTCGCCATTCGGCAAGGATGCCTTGCGCATGTTTGTCGACGCTATGCGAGCCGAAGGCCTGCATGTGGGCTTCTACCACTCCCTTATTGACTGGCATCATCCGGACTTTACCATTGACGGATTTCACCCTGACCGAGATCGCCCGGATAGGGAGGAGCGCAATAAGGGCCGGGACATGGCCAAGTACCGTGAATTCCTGCACGCGCAAGTCAGGGAGCTGCTCACCAACTACGGCAAGATTCACTACTTATTCTTTGACTTTTCCTACCGCGAAGACTGGCCGGACAAGCCAGAGAAGGGCGGCAAGGGCCGCGACGACTGGGCATCAGAGAAACTGCTAGACATGGTCCGCACGCTGCAGCCAGGAATCGTTGTCAACGACCGTCTGGATATCCCCGGCGATATCGTCACGCCCGAGGGATACCAACCCACTAAGCCCATGGAGAGGGACGGCAGGGAGGTCGTCTGGGAGGCATGCCAGACCCTCAACGGCAGCTGGGGCTACGACCGCGACAACCACGACTACAAGTCCGTGCCGTTGCTGGTCCGCATGCTTGTCGacaccgtctccaacaaTGGAAACATACTGCTGAACGTCGGCCCTACAGCTCGTGGCAACTTCGACGCCAATGCGTCAAAGGCCCTATCTGACCTTGCGGACTGGATGAGCGTGCACTCGCGGTCCATCTACGGCTGCGGTCACTCGTCCCTCACGCCGCCCAAGGACGTGCGGTACACGCAGAGCGGCAAGAGGCTGTTTGTGCACGTATTTGCCTGGCCGTTTGAGTTTATGCACTTGCCGggcctggctggcaaagtGGCATACGCGCAACTGCTCCACGACGCGAGCGAGATCAAGATAATTCAGCTGGATGCCGAGGCACCCGTAACCTCCATACACATGCGCGCAGACTCCAAGGACACGCTGACGTTGAAGCTTCCCATCAGAGAGCCAGGGGTGGCCGTGCCGGTGATAGAGCTGTTCCTCAAGTAG
- a CDS encoding transposase (similar to Metarhizium robertsii ARSEF 23 XP_007816601.1): MTRPVFRLLPGLHDSTGKDIPGVRWRKSDIYLRNDYRTSEYQPSQQLQHVDTLIPDPAKTIGEEPCTNRQNQDEQITQAITKLTAIPTALGLARQLAGADRHLASALSLSHGKERTWANERHRLQEEAGVSQLARGPDQIPLPPNVPSQVDVPSEQHDLSDASSGSQTDEIPNPPIPGNPAPSVDSLLTQVNHFAKAHGFGAVKANGMVRPGQRSRYIFQCDRYGTPRPGRGAGLRKRKSRKLGCLWKIIAEALPQNNFQWTLRHFPELQHHQHNHRRSADAAAHPVHRRLTSLVKATIQSTSRRVGIRARDIGGIVRDHFPDSVYVPRDIYNARARINRENLGCYSSTAALIRLFDEKGIPYIAEWDRDEPDRLVGLVWTFPYCLRMWKRFSEVISFDNTYNTNRFKLPLFQVTGQTCLGTVFNAAFGLIDNERLEGFQFLAKGVRALLSRDGIRTPDVVITDFDKQMKLALGGEFAEAQQQICIHHINSNVMLQSKRRWVYATRDRVASEEGGSGSDEHDADLNDRDWQAVQESERQEEPITRDNSPQSVTHDYNGVLMLWRLVVFAETEEDHEKAWECLCTQFSDQKAILAYLYSTYMPVREQWARCFIRKYRNFGIRVTSGTEAGNNNVKSYLLNGMSHLYRLVEAIQGMLEDQEREFRQACAQDEVLTAREHLGRGSEYLGDIPHVVSQKGLSMMTREYRKALKGIPSPSNPWPDAITTCNDDCNVSIELGIPCHHTLYRKLVTAVPLTKWDIHSRWHLREPVTRDVYRRILDPKIATNLRGRPKNKPQPIPTSMAVGSSRQTASRRVSGTQPQSSRSQHRGQSCGGRSLGRRLEYGQADRGHSQACEDDGVNGNYLVPGRQFLQPKRGLQQPKLKVLEDMPFEVPGIALAITLCFRTSFTVSRITGFNRKSKGGPKFAFDDGCNTTSTHCYSCAPATHVTCSYDHAFAQSASMFTAQEYRRAMGLPLRYDRTSYAWCLDDEQMSRLCTTTTGKREWTKEEMMAYLDWTKAGNGHTTEQVVAETAGNETPRSKGRGERNAKEQDALYSAGREEQCIVVKL, encoded by the exons ATGACTCGACCAGTATTTCGTCTCCTGCCTGGGCTTCACGATTCAACCGGAAAGGACATCCCAGGTGTTCGGTGGCGGAAATCGGACATATATCTCCGAAACGACTATCGCACTTCGGAGTATCAACCAAGCCAGCAGTTACAGCACGTTGATACGTTGATACCAgacccagccaagaccaTAGGAGAGGAGCCGTGTACCAATCGACAGAACCAAGACGAGCAGATAACGCAGGCTATAACAAAGCTGACGGCCATTCCGACTGCGTTGGGGTTGGCTCGCCAGCTTGCAGGAGCCGATCGACACCTCGCCTCTGCTCTTTCCTTATCTCACGGAAAGGAGCGCACATGGGCTAATGAAAGGCATCGGCTGCAGGAAGAAGCGGGTGTATCACAACTAGCCAGGGGCCCTGATCAAATCCCTTTGCCACCAAACGTCCCTAGCCAGGTTGACGTACCGTCAGAACAGCATGACTTGTCCGATGCAAGTTCGGGATCCCAAACTGACGAAATACCAAACCCACCAATCCCCGGGAATCCAGCTCCGTCTGTTGACTCGCTTCTTACTCAAGTAAACCATTTTGCGAAAGCACATGGTTTTGGGGCCGTCAAGGCCAACGGCATGGTTCGACCGGGACAACGAAGTCGATACATTTTCCAATGTGATCGATATGGGACTCCACGGCCAGGAAGGGGCGCCGGTCTTCGGAAGCGAAAATCTCGAAAGCTGGGGTGCCTGTGGAAGATTATCGCTGAGGCCTTGCCACAGAACAACTTCCAATGGACTCTGCGGCACTTTCCAGAAttgcagcaccaccaacacaaccacaggCGTAGCGCTGATGCCGCCGCTCACCCTGTCCATAGGCGGTTAACTAGTCTGGTGAAGGCGACCATTCAGTCTACCAGTCGGCGGGTGGGCATTCGTGCACGAGACATTGGTGGCATCGTCCGAGATCACTTCCCAGATTCAGTTTATGTGCCGAGGGATATTTATAATGCTAGGGCTCGGATTAATAGAGAAAATTTGGGTTGTTACAGTTCTACGGCTGCACTAATCAGGTTGTTTGACGAGAAGGGGATACCTTACATTGCGGAGTGGGACAGAGATGAGCCGGACCGTCTGGTGGGGCTGGTATGGACGTTCCCTTACTGTCTCCGGATGTGGAAGCGGTTCTCTGAGGTCATTAGTTTCGACAACacatacaacaccaaccGTTTTAAGTTGCCCCTTTTCCAAGTTACGGGGCAAACCTGCTTGGGTACTGTCTTTAACGCCGCATTTGGGTTGATCGACAACGAGAGGCTTGAAGGGTTCCAGTTCCTTGCTAAGGGTGTACGTGCGCTGCTCAGCCGCGACGGCATCCGGACTCCCGATGTTGTTATcaccgactttgacaaacAGATGAAGCTGGCCCTTGGGGGTGAGTTTGCCGAAGCCCAACAGCAGATATGCATCCATCATATCAACTCAAATGTAATGCTGCAGTCCAAACGGAGGTGGGTGTATGCTACGAGGGATAGAGTCGCCAGCGAAGAGGGTGGTTCAGGTTCAGACGAGCACGATGCAGACCTCAACGACCGCGATTGGCAGGCAGTACAGGAATctgaaagacaagaagagccGATTACTCGAGACAACTCGCCGCAATCTGTAACCCACGATTACAACGGAGTGCTCATGCTGTGGAGActtgtggtgtttgctgagaCGGAAGAGGATCACGAGAAGGCCTGGGAATGCCTCTGCACACAATTCAGTGACCAGAAGGCGATTCTTGCGTATCTCTATAGTACATACATGCCTGTGAGAGAGCAGTGGGCTCGGTGCTTCATCCGGAAGTACCGCAACTTCGGCATTCGAGTGACCTCTGGCACGGAGGccggcaacaacaatgtcaagagcTATCTCCTGAATGGCATGAGCCATTTGTATCGGCTGGTCGAGGCAATCCAAGGCATGCTAGAAGACCAAGAGAGGGAGTTTCGTCAAGCTTGTGCCCAGGACGAGGTGCTGACGGCGCGAGAGCACCTAGGGCGTGGCTCGGAGTATCTTGGCGACATTCCTCATGTTGTGTCTCAGAAAGGACTTTCTATGATGACCCGGGAGTACCGCAAGGCACTCAAAGGCATCCCGAGCCCGTCTAATCCGTGGCCGGATGCCATTACAACGTGCAACGACGATTGCAATGTGTCTATTGAGCTCGGGATCCCTTGCCATCACACGCTCTATCGGAAGCTCGTGACTGCTGTGCCTCTGACTAAGTGGGATATACACTCGCGGTGGCATCTGCGAGAGCCTGTAACCCGCGACGTATACCGCCGCATATTGGACCCAAAGATTGCCACCAATCTTCGTGGACGGCCCAAAAACAAGCCCCAGCCTATCCCGACAAGTATGGCAGTTGGATCCAGTAGGCAAACTGCGAGCCGTCGAGTTTCTGGCACTCAGCCTCAGAGCAGTCGGTCACAGCACCGTGGCCAATCATGTGGAGGTCGAA GTCTGGGAAGACGACTGGAGTACGGGCAAGCGGACAGAGGACACAGCCAAGCGTGCGAAGACGACGGTGTCAATGGGAACTATCTAGTGCCGGGACGGCAATTCCTTCAGCCCAAACGAGGTCTGCAACAGCCGAAACTG AAAGTCCTCGAAGACATGCCTTTTGAGGTACCCGGAATTGCCCTCGCAATCACTCTTTGCTTCCGAACCAGCTTCACAGTCAGCCGCATTACTGGATTCAACCGTAAATCCAAAGGGGGACCCAAATTCGCATTCGATGACGGCTGTAACACTACCTCAACCCATTGCTACAGCTGCGCCCCAGCTACCCACGTCACCTGTTCTTACGACCACGCGTTCGCACAGTCCGCATCCATGTTCACCGCCCAG GAATACCGTAGGGCAATGGGACTCCCGTTACGGTATGACCGAACAAGTTAtgcgtggtgtttggacGACGAGCAGATGTCAAGGCTCTGTACAACTACAACGGGTAAGAGGGAATGGACTAAAGAAGAGATGATGGCTTAtctggactggaccaagGCGGGAAATGGCCACACCACGGAGCAGGTCGTTGCGGAGACTGCAGGCAATGAGACTCCGAGGAGCAAGGGAAGAGGCGAAAGAAATGCCAAGGAACAAGATGCCCTATACTCGGCGGGGAGGGAGGAACAGTGCATTGTAGTCAAGCTGTAG